One genomic region from Pseudoduganella lutea encodes:
- a CDS encoding GntR family transcriptional regulator yields the protein MARPPLVFKRSTNLLLDHLDHHVAVGEPLPTEQHMAELVEGSRTAVRSVLAHLHAQGLIGDMKERRLLRKPRRNDYFDIAELQPGSDRIREVLMERIYQRDMPPGAEFSEAELARASGTGTISVREFLIEFSRSGLIEKKPRGGWRLCAFDRSFAMELADVRQMFEFAALDQFAQLPPDDPAFAQLNELIARHEQLGSVMPARHKDFPALDRDFHTFLIGLLHNRFAKSLYDVVSLVFHYHYQWDKDEEQTRNQYAVHEHLDVMTALARRDFSGAREAMRIHLNSSRSTLLQGIRAREQKARPMARSRG from the coding sequence ATGGCCCGACCACCCCTCGTCTTCAAGCGCAGCACGAACCTGCTGCTGGACCACCTTGACCACCATGTGGCGGTCGGCGAACCGCTGCCGACCGAGCAGCACATGGCCGAACTGGTCGAGGGCAGCCGCACCGCGGTGCGCAGCGTGCTCGCGCACCTGCATGCGCAGGGCCTGATCGGGGACATGAAGGAGCGCCGCCTGCTGCGCAAGCCGCGGCGCAACGATTACTTCGATATCGCGGAACTGCAACCGGGGTCGGACCGCATCCGTGAGGTGCTGATGGAGCGCATCTACCAGCGCGACATGCCGCCCGGCGCGGAATTCTCGGAAGCGGAACTGGCGCGTGCCTCGGGCACGGGCACGATCAGCGTGCGTGAGTTCCTTATCGAGTTTTCCCGTTCCGGCCTCATCGAAAAGAAGCCGCGCGGCGGCTGGCGGCTGTGCGCATTTGACCGCTCGTTCGCGATGGAGCTGGCCGACGTGCGGCAGATGTTCGAATTCGCCGCGCTCGACCAGTTCGCCCAGCTGCCGCCGGACGACCCGGCCTTCGCGCAACTGAACGAGCTGATCGCGCGCCACGAGCAGCTGGGTTCCGTGATGCCGGCCCGGCACAAGGATTTCCCCGCCCTCGACCGCGACTTCCACACCTTCCTCATCGGGCTGCTGCACAACCGCTTCGCGAAAAGCCTGTATGACGTGGTGTCGCTGGTGTTCCATTACCACTACCAGTGGGACAAGGACGAGGAACAGACCCGCAACCAGTACGCGGTGCACGAACACCTGGACGTGATGACGGCGCTGGCCCGACGCGACTTTTCCGGCGCCCGCGAAGCCATGCGCATCCACCTGAATTCCTCGCGCAGCACGCTGCTGCAGGGCATCCGCGCGCGGGAGCAGAAGGCCCGGCCAATGGCACGCTCCAGAGGCTGA
- a CDS encoding glycoside hydrolase family 28 protein, translating into MRLSILATSLLFAAHAGAADFNVRDYGGKGDGVTMNTAAIQKTIDAAAKDAGTVVFPAGTYLTGSIFVKTGVTLKIDKGVTLLGSRNIDDYPMMPTRIAGIEMTWPAALVNVYQQKKAAITGEGTIDGDGKPFWDYYWALRKDYQPRGLRWASDYDAKRPRLVQVFDSSDVKVGGGLLMRRAGFWTVHVCYSSDITVDGVTIRNNEDGKGPSTDGIDIDSSRKVLVANADISVNDDAVVLKAGRDADGLRVNRPTEDVVIRDVIVRASKGGITFGSETSGGFRNIEAYNMTFDENTPVGILFKSAHTRGGFGENLRLHDITMKGTPIVLRINMNWNPNYSYAAIPPGEKNVPPHWKVMATPVPKDKGLARFSDVKIWNIKATGAKSAFEVAGIAEAPLQRFTFDGIDIEAKSGGYLREARDWRFTNTKLAIPAEAPVEVGTASKVDGLPTGTFVIRDAPPPVKKEG; encoded by the coding sequence ATGCGACTTTCCATCCTTGCCACCTCCCTGCTGTTCGCCGCGCACGCCGGCGCGGCCGACTTCAACGTGCGCGACTACGGCGGCAAGGGCGATGGCGTGACGATGAACACGGCCGCCATCCAGAAGACCATCGACGCGGCGGCGAAGGATGCCGGCACCGTGGTCTTCCCGGCCGGGACGTATCTCACGGGCTCGATCTTCGTGAAGACCGGCGTCACGCTCAAGATCGACAAGGGCGTGACCCTGCTCGGCTCGCGCAACATCGACGACTACCCGATGATGCCCACCCGGATCGCCGGCATCGAAATGACGTGGCCGGCGGCCCTCGTCAACGTCTACCAGCAGAAGAAAGCGGCCATCACCGGCGAAGGCACGATCGATGGCGACGGCAAGCCGTTCTGGGATTACTACTGGGCGCTGCGCAAGGACTACCAGCCGCGCGGCCTGCGCTGGGCATCCGACTACGATGCGAAGCGCCCGCGCCTCGTGCAGGTGTTCGATTCGTCCGATGTGAAGGTGGGTGGCGGCCTGCTGATGCGCCGCGCCGGCTTCTGGACGGTGCACGTGTGCTATTCGTCCGACATCACGGTGGATGGCGTCACGATCCGCAACAACGAGGATGGCAAGGGACCGTCGACGGACGGCATCGACATCGACTCGTCGCGCAAGGTGCTGGTGGCCAACGCCGACATTTCCGTCAACGACGACGCGGTGGTGCTGAAGGCCGGCCGCGATGCGGATGGCCTGCGCGTGAACCGCCCGACCGAGGACGTGGTGATCCGCGACGTGATCGTGCGCGCCTCAAAGGGCGGCATCACGTTCGGCAGCGAAACGTCGGGCGGTTTCCGCAACATCGAGGCCTACAACATGACGTTCGACGAGAACACGCCCGTCGGCATCCTGTTCAAGTCGGCCCACACGCGCGGCGGCTTCGGCGAGAACCTGCGCCTGCACGACATCACGATGAAGGGCACGCCCATCGTCCTGCGCATCAACATGAACTGGAATCCGAACTACAGCTACGCCGCCATCCCGCCCGGCGAGAAGAACGTGCCGCCGCACTGGAAGGTGATGGCCACGCCGGTGCCGAAGGACAAGGGCCTTGCCCGCTTCAGCGACGTGAAGATCTGGAACATCAAGGCGACCGGCGCGAAGAGCGCGTTCGAAGTGGCCGGCATCGCCGAGGCGCCGCTGCAACGCTTCACGTTCGACGGCATCGACATCGAGGCGAAGAGCGGCGGCTATCTCCGCGAGGCGCGGGACTGGCGCTTCACCAACACGAAGCTGGCCATCCCGGCCGAAGCGCCCGTGGAAGTGGGCACGGCCAGCAAGGTGGACGGCCTGCCAACCGGCACATTCGTCATCCGCGATGCTCCCCCACCGGTGAAGAAGGAAGGATGA
- a CDS encoding rhamnogalacturonan acetylesterase: protein MRVRQAWMLAALMLSASAAAVGTTAPLPPIRVILVGDSTVAPGNGYGDGLCAHFRPEVTCVNLGANGRSSKSFRAEGRWNKVLDLLQDGGHFGAQYVLVQFGHNDQPGKRHATDLVTEFPANMARYAADVRALGGVPVLVTPLTRRTFKGAWLRDTLAPWGAATKRAAARENVAVLDLNTASAAAVQAMGPAEADTLAEAPPPPPSPDGAKVKSKFDWTHLGPKGAALFGAMVGRQLAREVPAIAPYLK from the coding sequence ATGAGAGTGCGACAGGCATGGATGCTGGCGGCGCTGATGCTGTCGGCCAGCGCCGCCGCGGTGGGCACGACTGCGCCCCTGCCGCCGATCCGCGTGATCCTCGTGGGCGATTCCACCGTTGCCCCCGGCAATGGCTACGGCGACGGGTTGTGCGCCCACTTCCGGCCCGAAGTCACGTGCGTGAACCTTGGCGCGAACGGGCGCAGCTCGAAGAGCTTCCGCGCGGAAGGCCGCTGGAACAAGGTGCTGGACCTCTTGCAGGATGGTGGACATTTCGGCGCGCAGTATGTGCTGGTGCAGTTCGGCCACAACGACCAGCCGGGCAAGCGGCATGCGACGGATCTCGTCACCGAGTTCCCGGCCAATATGGCGCGCTATGCCGCCGACGTGCGTGCGCTGGGCGGCGTGCCGGTACTCGTCACGCCGCTCACGCGGCGCACGTTCAAGGGCGCCTGGCTGCGCGACACGCTGGCGCCCTGGGGTGCCGCGACGAAGCGGGCTGCCGCCCGCGAGAACGTTGCCGTGCTGGACCTGAATACGGCAAGCGCCGCGGCCGTGCAGGCCATGGGCCCGGCCGAGGCGGACACGCTGGCGGAAGCGCCGCCACCGCCGCCCTCCCCCGATGGCGCGAAGGTGAAGAGCAAGTTCGACTGGACGCACCTGGGGCCGAAGGGCGCGGCGCTGTTCGGCGCCATGGTGGGCAGGCAGCTGGCGCGGGAGGTGCCGGCGATCGCTCCCTACCTGAAGTAA
- a CDS encoding glycoside hydrolase family 28 protein encodes MTNPDNIQQYSPQHSLQHSPQRRRLLRATSALLATGALPLAAAIPVKPQFSADPWQRAQQIADRCSRPLAFRTEDFLITAFGAASCALVPAKLVWRTEITDVKTPAPGSPDCYPAIAAAIAAASRAGGGRVLIPAGSWYCKGPIVLRSNVHVHLAANAQIYFSADPADYAKYGDIDCGKAGKLVRSRWQGNDLLNYCPLVYAYRQTNIALTGEDGTSVLNGQAGVHVDAGDGPWWDWIDRKEGKVNAGSVNPLNLPLETVAPGLTAGQRALIQGTHPRWNGDTRYLPALSEAAVPVPQRVFGIGHYLRPCMIELIGCSDVLLEGYHVVASPFWLHHPVDCRNVRFARVNMESTGPNNDGFDPESCDTVLVEHCTFNTGDDCIAIKSGKNLDTHLGPTRNVVIQDCVMNSGHGGVTLGSEMAAGIEHVYAQRIEFRNAYWATDPLRSAIRLKTNMNRGGFLRHLYVRDVTVPNGVDARARKAAPPDATNAFKGLATGSGAIVTIDCNYAAGDDGVRTRPPQVSDIHISRLRAGNAKMADGAFSCWQAVLILGPVASSFNGPAGTAIVPVTNVTITDCDFGTPRNGKEPVYLHNAQNVALTNVTIGGQVVNRKLSG; translated from the coding sequence ATGACCAATCCAGACAACATCCAGCAATACAGCCCGCAACATAGCCTGCAACACAGCCCGCAGCGCCGCCGCCTGCTGCGCGCCACGTCCGCGCTGCTGGCCACGGGCGCCCTCCCGCTGGCGGCGGCGATTCCCGTCAAGCCCCAGTTCTCGGCGGACCCATGGCAACGCGCGCAGCAGATTGCCGACCGCTGCTCGCGCCCCCTGGCGTTCCGCACCGAAGACTTTTTGATCACCGCGTTCGGCGCGGCAAGCTGCGCGCTGGTGCCGGCGAAACTCGTGTGGCGCACCGAAATCACGGACGTCAAGACGCCCGCCCCGGGCTCCCCCGACTGCTATCCCGCCATCGCCGCCGCCATTGCCGCGGCCAGCCGCGCGGGCGGTGGCCGCGTGCTGATCCCGGCCGGCAGCTGGTATTGCAAGGGCCCGATCGTGCTGCGCTCGAATGTCCACGTGCACCTGGCGGCCAACGCTCAGATCTACTTCAGCGCTGACCCGGCCGACTACGCGAAATACGGCGACATCGACTGCGGCAAGGCGGGCAAGCTGGTGCGGTCGCGCTGGCAGGGCAATGACCTGCTGAACTACTGCCCGCTGGTCTACGCGTACAGGCAGACGAACATCGCGCTGACCGGCGAGGATGGCACCAGCGTGCTCAATGGCCAGGCCGGCGTGCACGTCGACGCGGGCGACGGCCCGTGGTGGGACTGGATCGACCGCAAGGAAGGCAAGGTCAATGCCGGCAGCGTCAATCCGCTGAACCTGCCGCTGGAGACCGTGGCGCCGGGCCTGACGGCCGGACAGCGTGCGCTGATCCAGGGCACGCACCCGCGCTGGAATGGCGATACCCGCTACCTGCCGGCCCTGTCCGAAGCGGCCGTGCCAGTGCCGCAACGCGTGTTCGGCATCGGCCATTACCTGCGCCCCTGCATGATCGAGCTGATCGGCTGCAGCGACGTGCTGCTGGAGGGTTACCACGTGGTGGCCTCGCCCTTCTGGCTGCACCATCCCGTGGACTGCCGCAACGTGCGCTTCGCCAGGGTCAACATGGAAAGCACGGGGCCGAACAACGACGGCTTCGATCCGGAATCCTGCGATACCGTACTGGTCGAACACTGCACGTTCAACACGGGCGACGACTGCATCGCGATCAAGTCGGGCAAGAACCTCGACACGCACCTCGGGCCCACGCGCAACGTGGTGATCCAGGATTGCGTGATGAACAGCGGCCATGGCGGCGTGACCCTGGGCAGCGAGATGGCGGCCGGCATCGAGCACGTGTACGCCCAGCGCATCGAGTTCCGCAACGCCTACTGGGCCACCGACCCGCTGCGCAGCGCCATCCGCCTGAAGACGAACATGAACCGCGGCGGCTTCCTGCGCCACCTGTACGTGCGCGACGTAACCGTGCCGAACGGCGTGGATGCCCGCGCCCGCAAGGCCGCCCCGCCCGATGCGACCAACGCCTTCAAGGGGCTGGCGACCGGCAGCGGCGCCATCGTGACGATCGACTGCAACTACGCGGCCGGCGACGACGGCGTGCGCACCCGGCCGCCGCAGGTGTCGGACATCCACATCTCGAGGCTGCGCGCTGGGAACGCGAAGATGGCGGACGGCGCGTTCTCGTGCTGGCAGGCCGTGCTGATCCTCGGCCCAGTGGCGTCGAGCTTCAATGGGCCGGCCGGCACGGCCATCGTGCCGGTCACGAACGTGACGATCACCGATTGCGATTTCGGCACGCCGCGCAACGGCAAGGAGCCCGTCTACCTGCACAATGCGCAAAACGTGGCGCTCACGAACGTAACGATCGGCGGGCAAGTCGTCAACCGGAAGCTGTCGGGATGA
- a CDS encoding alpha-galactosidase — MTDFDQRRRTLCMQLLGGLAGIALGGAARARPVVDDANKVFRLDGGGVTYAFGVNGEGQLQSLYWGSALAPGDRLPAPVQVPENSSNEMPVNLTPFEFPGFGGGLTVEPALKVTFPDGVRDLVLRHVSHQADDEKIVIRLKDVSRAVHVTLTYAMDAATGILARSAVVENRTASWLQVDQLAAASLTLPYSDDYRMSYLTGRWAGEFALQTRPIVPGSIVIESRKGVTSHQANPWLAISRGATEEEAGPVWFGALGWSGSWRIHVDMDSLGGLRTTAGYNPFDFAYRLNAGESLASPVFHAGYSEEGFGGASRLFHRYQREKILPGAPAPRVRPVLYNSWEATLFAVDEPGQIALAEKAASIGVERFVMDDGWFGARSSDKAGLGDWVVNRKKFPNGLAPLIRRVNDLGMEFGLWVEPEMVNPDSDLYRAHPDWVIHFPGRPRSEARTQLVLNLARKDVYDYLLKMLDRLLTDHRIGFLKWDHNRAWSEPGWPDVAAPGQQRLYVAYVNNLYKLLAELRRRHPKVEIESCASGGGRVDLGIMALTEQVWTSDNTDPFDRLLIQDGFTRAYTPAIMMAWVTDAPNFVNKRVTSLEYRFLSAMQGGLGIGANLNHWKDDDFATAKRLVADYKTIRATVLNGNLYRLVSPQGGSRRSATLSVAQDGSQAVLFAFLHSSGLRERQPRIQLRGLDAKKVYALRAIAGKAAPRTPERASGAYWMGHGLSVAMEGDFQAAAFALEAR; from the coding sequence ATGACCGACTTCGACCAGCGCCGCCGCACCCTTTGCATGCAACTTCTCGGCGGCCTCGCCGGTATCGCCCTCGGTGGCGCCGCCAGGGCGAGGCCGGTGGTGGATGACGCCAATAAAGTCTTCCGGCTCGATGGCGGTGGCGTCACGTATGCGTTCGGTGTCAATGGGGAAGGGCAGTTGCAGTCGCTGTACTGGGGCAGCGCGCTGGCGCCTGGCGACAGGTTGCCGGCCCCGGTGCAGGTGCCTGAAAATTCGTCGAACGAGATGCCGGTCAACCTCACGCCGTTCGAATTTCCCGGCTTTGGCGGCGGGCTGACTGTGGAGCCCGCGCTGAAGGTGACGTTCCCCGACGGCGTGCGCGATCTCGTGCTGCGCCACGTCAGCCACCAGGCCGACGACGAAAAGATCGTCATCCGCCTGAAGGACGTGAGCCGCGCGGTGCACGTCACGCTGACTTATGCGATGGACGCGGCGACCGGCATCCTGGCCCGCTCGGCGGTCGTGGAAAACCGCACCGCCAGCTGGCTCCAGGTGGACCAGCTGGCCGCCGCGAGCCTCACCCTGCCATACAGCGACGATTACCGCATGTCCTATCTCACCGGGCGCTGGGCGGGCGAGTTCGCGCTGCAGACGCGCCCCATCGTGCCGGGCTCCATCGTGATCGAAAGCCGCAAGGGCGTGACGTCGCACCAGGCCAACCCGTGGCTGGCGATCAGCCGCGGCGCGACGGAAGAGGAGGCCGGCCCCGTGTGGTTCGGCGCGCTGGGCTGGAGCGGCTCGTGGCGCATCCACGTCGACATGGATTCGCTGGGCGGCCTGCGCACCACGGCGGGCTACAACCCCTTTGATTTCGCCTACCGCCTGAATGCGGGCGAAAGCCTGGCGTCGCCAGTGTTCCATGCCGGCTATTCGGAGGAGGGCTTCGGTGGCGCCTCGCGCCTGTTCCACCGCTACCAGCGCGAAAAGATCCTGCCCGGCGCGCCGGCACCGCGCGTGCGGCCCGTGCTCTACAACTCGTGGGAAGCCACGCTGTTCGCCGTCGACGAGCCGGGCCAGATCGCGCTGGCGGAAAAGGCCGCCAGCATCGGTGTCGAGCGCTTCGTGATGGACGATGGCTGGTTCGGCGCGCGCAGCAGCGACAAGGCCGGCCTGGGCGACTGGGTCGTCAACCGCAAGAAGTTCCCGAACGGCCTGGCCCCGCTCATCAGGCGCGTCAACGACCTGGGTATGGAGTTCGGGCTATGGGTGGAACCGGAAATGGTCAACCCGGACAGCGACCTTTATCGCGCCCACCCGGACTGGGTGATCCACTTCCCGGGCAGGCCGCGCTCGGAAGCGCGCACCCAGCTGGTGCTGAACCTGGCGCGCAAGGATGTCTACGACTACCTGCTGAAGATGCTCGACCGACTGCTCACCGACCACAGGATCGGCTTCCTCAAGTGGGACCACAATCGCGCCTGGTCGGAACCGGGCTGGCCGGACGTGGCGGCGCCCGGGCAGCAGCGCCTGTACGTGGCCTACGTGAACAATCTCTACAAGCTGCTGGCCGAACTGCGCCGGCGCCATCCGAAGGTGGAAATCGAATCGTGCGCCAGCGGCGGCGGCCGCGTCGATCTCGGCATCATGGCGCTGACCGAGCAGGTGTGGACGTCCGATAACACCGACCCGTTCGACCGCCTGCTGATCCAGGACGGCTTCACGCGCGCCTACACGCCGGCGATCATGATGGCCTGGGTGACCGATGCGCCGAACTTCGTCAACAAGCGCGTCACGTCGCTGGAATACCGCTTCCTGTCCGCCATGCAGGGCGGGCTGGGCATCGGCGCCAACCTGAATCACTGGAAGGACGACGATTTCGCCACGGCGAAGCGGCTCGTTGCGGACTATAAAACCATCCGGGCGACGGTCTTGAACGGGAACCTGTACCGCCTCGTGTCGCCGCAGGGCGGCTCGCGCCGCTCGGCCACGCTGTCGGTGGCGCAGGATGGCAGCCAGGCGGTGCTCTTCGCCTTCCTGCATTCGAGCGGCCTGCGCGAGCGCCAGCCGCGCATCCAGCTGCGCGGGCTCGATGCGAAGAAGGTGTATGCGCTGCGGGCGATCGCCGGCAAGGCCGCGCCGCGGACGCCGGAACGGGCCAGCGGCGCCTACTGGATGGGCCATGGGCTGAGCGTGGCGATGGAGGGGGATTTCCAGGCGGCGGCGTTCGCGCTGGAGGCGCGGTGA